From a single Flavobacterium sp. genomic region:
- the rplV gene encoding 50S ribosomal protein L22, with product MGVRKRERAEQTKEAKKHVAFAKLNNCPTSPRKMRLVADLVRGQKVELALNILRFSQKEASRKLEKLLLSAINNYVQKNEDANLEEAGLFVKTITVDGGMMLKRLRPAPQGRAHRIRKRSNHVTIVLGSNDNTQSN from the coding sequence ATGGGAGTTCGTAAAAGAGAAAGAGCAGAGCAGACTAAAGAGGCAAAAAAACATGTTGCTTTTGCTAAATTAAATAACTGTCCAACTTCACCTAGAAAAATGCGTTTAGTAGCAGATTTAGTTAGAGGTCAGAAAGTAGAATTAGCTCTTAATATATTAAGATTTAGTCAAAAAGAAGCTTCAAGAAAATTAGAAAAATTGTTGTTATCTGCCATAAATAATTATGTTCAGAAAAACGAGGATGCTAATTTAGAAGAAGCAGGCTTATTTGTAAAAACGATTACAGTAGATGGTGGAATGATGTTAAAAAGACTTCGTCCAGCTCCACAAGGTCGTGCACACAGAATTAGAAAGCGTTCTAATCACGTAACAATCGTGTTAGGATCAAATGATAACACACAAAGCAATTAA
- the rpsC gene encoding 30S ribosomal protein S3, which translates to MGQKTNPIGNRLGIIRGWDSNWYGGNDYGDKIAEDYKIRKYIHARLSKASVSKIIIERTLKLVTVTITTARPGIIIGKGGQEVDKLKEELKKITDKEVQINIFEIKRPELDAYLVGTSIARQIESRISYRRAIKMAIAAAMRMNAEGIKVQISGRLNGAEMARSENFKEGRIPLSTFRADIDYSLAEAHTTYGRMGIKVWIMKGEVYGKRDLSPLVGMDKQKSKPSGSSAPKRDGNKPNARKRK; encoded by the coding sequence ATGGGACAAAAGACAAATCCAATAGGAAATAGACTTGGAATCATCAGAGGATGGGATTCAAACTGGTATGGTGGAAATGATTACGGTGATAAAATCGCTGAAGATTATAAAATCAGAAAGTATATCCATGCTCGTTTATCTAAAGCTAGTGTATCAAAAATAATTATCGAAAGAACTTTAAAACTTGTAACCGTTACTATCACTACTGCTAGACCTGGTATCATTATCGGAAAAGGTGGTCAAGAGGTAGACAAGTTAAAAGAAGAACTTAAGAAAATTACTGACAAAGAGGTTCAAATCAACATCTTTGAAATTAAAAGACCTGAACTTGATGCTTATTTAGTAGGAACAAGTATTGCTCGTCAAATTGAAAGTAGAATTTCATACAGACGTGCAATTAAAATGGCTATTGCTGCTGCTATGCGTATGAACGCAGAAGGTATTAAAGTTCAAATTTCTGGTCGTTTGAATGGTGCTGAAATGGCACGTTCAGAAAACTTTAAAGAAGGTAGAATTCCTTTGTCAACTTTCAGAGCTGATATTGATTATTCATTAGCTGAAGCACATACTACTTATGGTAGAATGGGAATCAAAGTATGGATAATGAAAGGTGAGGTTTATGGAAAAAGAGATCTTTCTCCGTTAGTAGGAATGGACAAACAAAAGTCTAAACCTTCAGGATCTTCTGCTCCAAAAAGAGATGGAAATAAGCCAAACGCACGCAAAAGAAAGTAA
- the rplP gene encoding 50S ribosomal protein L16, producing the protein MLQPKRTKYRKVQKGRMKGVSQRGHELSNGMFGIKSLDSSFITSRQIEAARIAATRFMKREGQLWIKIFPDKPITKKPLEVRMGKGKGAVEYWAAVVKPGKIMFEVGGVPLSVAKEALRLAAQKLPVKTKFIVARDFEA; encoded by the coding sequence ATGTTACAGCCTAAAAGAACAAAATACCGTAAGGTACAGAAAGGTAGAATGAAAGGCGTTTCTCAAAGAGGACACGAGCTTTCAAATGGAATGTTTGGTATCAAATCTTTAGATTCTTCATTTATTACTTCTCGTCAAATTGAAGCAGCTCGTATCGCAGCAACACGTTTCATGAAAAGAGAAGGTCAATTATGGATCAAAATATTTCCAGATAAACCTATTACAAAGAAACCATTAGAAGTACGTATGGGTAAAGGTAAAGGTGCAGTTGAGTATTGGGCTGCAGTTGTTAAACCTGGTAAAATTATGTTTGAAGTTGGAGGAGTTCCTCTATCAGTTGCAAAAGAAGCTTTACGCTTAGCAGCTCAAAAACTTCCTGTTAAAACTAAGTTTATCGTTGCTAGAGATTTCGAAGCATAA
- the rpmC gene encoding 50S ribosomal protein L29 gives MKQSEIKNLSAAELQEQLSQLKKTYTDLKNAHAISPIQNPLQLRGLRRSVARLHTELTKRELQ, from the coding sequence ATGAAACAATCAGAAATTAAAAATCTATCTGCAGCTGAGTTACAAGAACAACTTAGTCAGTTAAAGAAAACGTATACCGACCTAAAAAATGCTCATGCAATTTCGCCAATCCAAAATCCTCTTCAATTAAGAGGTTTAAGAAGATCAGTTGCGAGATTACATACAGAGTTAACTAAAAGAGAGTTACAATAA
- the rpsQ gene encoding 30S ribosomal protein S17, translating to MEKRNLRKERIGVVTSNKMEKSIVVSQTTKVKHPLYGKFVLKTKKYVAHDETNDCNIGDTVKIMETRPLSKSKCWRLVEIIERAK from the coding sequence ATGGAAAAAAGAAATTTAAGAAAAGAGAGAATTGGTGTGGTGACTTCAAACAAAATGGAGAAATCTATTGTTGTGTCACAAACTACAAAAGTGAAACACCCATTATACGGTAAGTTCGTGTTAAAAACTAAAAAATATGTTGCACACGACGAAACAAACGATTGTAACATTGGAGATACAGTAAAGATCATGGAAACAAGACCTTTATCTAAATCAAAATGTTGGAGATTAGTTGAAATCATTGAAAGAGCTAAGTAA
- the rplN gene encoding 50S ribosomal protein L14, producing the protein MVQQESRLKVADNTGAKEVLTIRVLGGTKRRYASVGDKIVVSIKDATPNGNVKKGAVSTAVVVRTKKEVRRADGSYIRFDDNACVLLNAAGEMRGTRVFGPVARELREKQFMKIVSLAPEVL; encoded by the coding sequence ATGGTACAACAAGAGTCAAGATTAAAAGTAGCAGATAACACAGGAGCGAAAGAAGTTCTTACGATCCGTGTTTTAGGAGGAACGAAACGTCGTTATGCCTCTGTTGGTGACAAAATTGTAGTTTCAATTAAAGATGCAACTCCAAACGGAAACGTTAAAAAAGGAGCGGTATCAACTGCAGTAGTTGTACGTACCAAAAAAGAAGTGAGAAGAGCTGATGGATCTTATATCCGTTTTGACGATAACGCATGTGTATTGTTAAACGCTGCAGGTGAAATGAGAGGAACTCGTGTTTTTGGTCCAGTTGCCAGAGAACTTCGTGAAAAACAATTCATGAAAATTGTATCATTAGCACCAGAAGTGCTTTAA
- the rplX gene encoding 50S ribosomal protein L24, producing MIKLKIKSGDIVRVIAGDHKGSEGKIVRVLREKNKAIVEGVNMVSKHTKPSAKNPQGGIVKKEAPIHVSNLSLIDPKSKETTKVGFKEEGDKKVRFSKKSNQVL from the coding sequence ATGATAAAGCTAAAAATAAAATCAGGAGATATCGTAAGAGTTATTGCTGGAGACCATAAAGGTTCTGAAGGTAAAATCGTACGTGTTCTTCGTGAGAAAAACAAAGCGATTGTTGAAGGAGTTAACATGGTTTCGAAACATACTAAACCAAGTGCTAAAAACCCTCAGGGAGGAATCGTTAAAAAAGAAGCTCCTATTCATGTGTCTAACTTGTCTTTAATTGACCCAAAGTCAAAAGAAACAACTAAAGTTGGTTTCAAAGAAGAAGGAGACAAGAAAGTGAGATTTTCAAAAAAATCTAATCAAGTATTATAG
- the rplE gene encoding 50S ribosomal protein L5, which produces MAYIPRLKEEYKSRVIAALTEEFGYKNVMQVPKLEKIVVSRGVGAAVSDKKLVDYAVEEMTKITGQKAVATISKKDVASFKLRKGMPIGAKVTLRGEKMYEFLDRLITSSLPRVRDFSGIKSTGFDGRGNYNLGVLEQIIFPEIDIDKVNKISGFDITFVTSAETDKEAKALLAELGLPFKKN; this is translated from the coding sequence ATGGCATATATTCCTAGACTAAAAGAAGAATATAAGAGCAGAGTAATTGCAGCTCTTACAGAAGAATTCGGTTACAAAAATGTTATGCAAGTTCCTAAACTTGAAAAAATTGTTGTAAGCCGTGGTGTTGGTGCAGCTGTATCGGATAAGAAATTAGTAGATTACGCTGTTGAAGAAATGACAAAAATTACTGGGCAAAAAGCGGTTGCTACTATTTCTAAGAAAGACGTTGCGTCTTTTAAATTAAGAAAAGGTATGCCAATTGGAGCTAAAGTAACTTTACGTGGAGAAAAAATGTATGAATTCTTAGATAGATTGATTACTTCATCTTTACCACGTGTTAGAGATTTTAGTGGTATTAAATCTACAGGTTTCGACGGTAGAGGAAATTATAACCTTGGAGTACTTGAGCAAATCATTTTCCCAGAAATTGACATTGATAAAGTAAATAAAATTTCAGGTTTTGATATTACTTTCGTAACATCTGCAGAAACAGATAAAGAAGCAAAAGCATTATTAGCAGAACTAGGTTTACCTTTTAAAAAGAATTAA
- the rpsN gene encoding 30S ribosomal protein S14: MAKESMKAREVKRIALVEKYAEKRKALKEAGDFEGLQKLPKNSCPVRVHNRCKLTGRPRGYMRQFGISRVTFREMANQGLIPGVKKASW, translated from the coding sequence ATGGCTAAAGAATCAATGAAAGCCCGTGAGGTGAAAAGAATTGCATTAGTAGAAAAGTATGCTGAGAAAAGAAAAGCTTTAAAAGAAGCTGGAGATTTCGAAGGATTACAAAAATTACCAAAAAATTCTTGTCCAGTTAGAGTACACAACCGTTGTAAATTAACAGGTAGACCAAGAGGGTATATGCGTCAGTTTGGTATTTCTCGTGTTACATTTCGTGAAATGGCAAATCAAGGATTAATTCCAGGTGTTAAAAAAGCATCTTGGTAA
- the rpsH gene encoding 30S ribosomal protein S8, whose amino-acid sequence MYTDPIADYLTRVRNAVRANHKVVEIPASNMKKEITKILFDQGYILSYKFEDNSVQGSIKIALKYDKDTKESVIKDIQRISKPGLRKYAGSSDLPRILNGLGIAIVSTSKGLMTGKQAKQLNVGGEVICYVY is encoded by the coding sequence ATGTATACAGATCCAATTGCCGATTATCTTACGAGAGTTAGAAATGCAGTGAGAGCTAACCATAAAGTGGTTGAAATTCCAGCATCTAACATGAAAAAAGAAATCACAAAGATTTTATTCGATCAAGGATATATCTTAAGTTACAAATTTGAAGACAACTCTGTACAAGGTTCAATCAAAATTGCACTTAAATATGATAAAGACACGAAAGAGTCAGTTATTAAAGATATCCAAAGAATTAGTAAACCAGGTTTACGTAAATATGCAGGTTCATCAGACTTACCTAGAATCTTAAATGGTTTAGGTATTGCTATTGTTTCTACATCAAAAGGTTTGATGACAGGAAAACAAGCTAAGCAATTAAATGTTGGTGGCGAAGTTATTTGTTACGTATATTAA
- the rplF gene encoding 50S ribosomal protein L6 yields MSRIGKNPIAIPAGVTVEVKEAVVTVKGKLGELTQEFSDVTVKIEDNQVIVERSSDHKDERAKHGLYRSLINNMIVGVSEGFTKQLELVGVGYRASNQGQKLDLALGFSHNIVLDVVSEVVVETISEKGKNPIVKLSSFDKQLLGQVAAKIRGFRKPEPYKGKGVKFVGEELRRKAGKSA; encoded by the coding sequence ATGTCAAGAATAGGTAAAAATCCAATTGCAATTCCAGCAGGAGTAACTGTAGAAGTTAAAGAAGCTGTAGTTACAGTAAAAGGAAAATTAGGCGAGCTTACTCAAGAATTTTCTGATGTAACCGTTAAAATCGAAGATAACCAAGTTATCGTTGAGCGTTCATCAGATCATAAAGATGAGAGAGCGAAACACGGACTTTATCGTTCATTAATCAACAATATGATTGTTGGTGTTTCTGAAGGCTTTACAAAACAATTAGAATTAGTTGGAGTTGGATACAGAGCTTCTAATCAAGGACAAAAACTTGATTTAGCGTTAGGTTTCTCTCACAACATCGTTCTAGACGTTGTAAGCGAAGTTGTTGTAGAAACAATTTCAGAAAAAGGTAAAAATCCGATAGTGAAATTATCATCATTCGACAAACAATTATTAGGTCAAGTAGCTGCGAAGATCAGAGGTTTCCGCAAACCTGAGCCATATAAAGGAAAAGGAGTTAAGTTTGTAGGAGAAGAACTAAGAAGAAAAGCAGGTAAATCAGCTTAA
- the rplR gene encoding 50S ribosomal protein L18 codes for MSLTKSERRQRIKFRIRKIVSGTAAQPRLSVFRSNKEIYAQIIDDVNGTTLVAASSRDKEVAQGTAVETAKAVGKLVAEKALKAGISTISFDRGGYLYHGRVKSLAEGAREAGLKF; via the coding sequence ATGTCATTAACGAAATCTGAAAGAAGACAAAGAATTAAGTTCAGAATCAGAAAGATTGTAAGCGGAACTGCTGCTCAACCAAGACTTTCTGTATTCAGAAGTAATAAAGAAATCTATGCGCAAATCATAGATGACGTAAACGGTACAACTTTAGTTGCCGCTTCATCGAGAGATAAAGAAGTTGCTCAAGGAACTGCTGTTGAAACTGCAAAAGCAGTTGGTAAATTAGTTGCTGAAAAAGCACTTAAAGCAGGTATTTCGACAATCTCTTTTGATAGAGGTGGGTATTTATACCATGGACGTGTGAAATCATTAGCTGAAGGAGCTAGAGAAGCTGGACTTAAATTCTAA
- the rpsE gene encoding 30S ribosomal protein S5 produces the protein MYHNYKNVEIVKPGGLELKDRLVSVNRVTKVTKGGRAFGFSAIVVVGDENGVVGHGLGKSKDVSEAIAKAVEDAKKNLVRIPLHGQSVPHEQKGKFGGARVFLMPASHGTGVIAGGAVRAVLESVGIHDVLSKSQGSSNPHNVVKATFDALLQMRSALTVAKQRGVSLEKVFKG, from the coding sequence ATGTATCATAATTATAAAAACGTAGAGATTGTAAAACCAGGAGGTCTTGAATTAAAAGATCGTTTGGTGAGTGTAAATCGTGTTACTAAAGTTACTAAAGGAGGTAGAGCATTTGGTTTCTCTGCTATCGTAGTAGTTGGTGATGAGAACGGTGTTGTAGGTCATGGATTAGGAAAATCTAAAGATGTTTCTGAGGCTATTGCTAAAGCGGTAGAAGATGCTAAGAAAAATCTAGTGAGAATTCCATTACATGGTCAATCTGTACCTCATGAACAAAAAGGTAAATTTGGTGGAGCAAGAGTATTTTTAATGCCTGCTTCTCATGGTACTGGAGTAATTGCTGGTGGTGCTGTTCGTGCCGTATTAGAATCAGTAGGTATTCATGATGTATTATCTAAATCACAAGGTTCTTCTAACCCTCATAACGTAGTTAAAGCAACTTTTGATGCTTTATTACAAATGAGAAGCGCTTTAACGGTAGCTAAACAAAGAGGAGTATCTTTAGAAAAAGTATTCAAAGGTTAA
- the rpmD gene encoding 50S ribosomal protein L30 has protein sequence MAKLKVKQVRSKINCPLDQKRTLEALGLRKMGQVVEHDANPAILGMVNKVKHLVSVEETK, from the coding sequence ATGGCAAAATTAAAAGTAAAACAAGTAAGAAGTAAAATCAATTGTCCTCTTGATCAAAAGAGAACTTTGGAAGCTTTAGGTCTTCGTAAAATGGGACAGGTTGTTGAGCATGATGCAAATCCTGCTATCCTTGGAATGGTAAATAAAGTTAAACACTTAGTTTCTGTTGAAGAAACTAAATAA
- the rplO gene encoding 50S ribosomal protein L15 gives MNLSNLQPAEGSVHNQNKRVGRGEGSGKGGTAARGHKGAKSRSGYSKKIGFEGGQMPLQRRVPKFGFKNINRVEYQGINLDSLQLLVDNGVVTDAVDFTVFVDTRLATKNSLVKILGRGELKTKLKVSAHKFTASAKAAIEAAGGEAVTL, from the coding sequence ATGAATTTAAGTAACTTACAACCAGCTGAAGGTTCAGTTCACAACCAAAATAAAAGAGTAGGTAGAGGAGAAGGTTCTGGTAAAGGTGGTACCGCTGCACGTGGACACAAAGGAGCTAAGTCTCGTTCTGGTTATTCTAAGAAAATTGGTTTTGAAGGTGGTCAAATGCCACTTCAAAGACGTGTGCCTAAGTTTGGTTTCAAGAACATTAATAGAGTAGAATATCAAGGTATCAATCTTGATTCGTTACAATTATTAGTAGATAACGGTGTAGTTACCGATGCAGTAGATTTTACTGTATTTGTAGATACTCGTTTGGCTACAAAAAATAGCTTAGTAAAGATTTTAGGAAGAGGTGAGCTAAAAACAAAACTTAAAGTAAGTGCTCACAAATTTACCGCATCTGCAAAAGCGGCTATCGAGGCTGCTGGTGGAGAAGCTGTAACTTTATAA
- the secY gene encoding preprotein translocase subunit SecY has translation MKKFIDSFINVWKIEELKNRILLTLGLLLVYRFGAQVTLPGIDATKLTNLTNQTDEGIGWLINVFTGGAFSQASVFALGIMPYISASIVVQLMGIAVPYLQKLQKDGESGRKKINQITRWLTILITLVQGPGYIYNLYRTLPGEAFMLTGPTFIFSSVLILVTGTIFAMWLGEKITDKGIGNGISLLIMVGIIARMPQAFIQEFSSRTSQANGGVMMIVIELILWFLVIIACILLVMAVRKIPVQYARRTVSGDFEEDMMGGNRQFIPLKLNASGVMPIIFAQAIMFIPAAVSGLAKESDTALSIAGMFNDPFGLVYNIVFALLIVIFTYFYTAITVPTNKMADDLKRSGGFIPGVKPGVETGDYLDKIMSLITFPGSLFLALVAVFPAVAVSLLGVQGAWGYFYGGTSLLIMVGVAIDTIQQINSYLLNKHYDGLMKSGKNRKAVA, from the coding sequence ATGAAGAAATTTATAGATTCGTTCATCAACGTTTGGAAAATTGAAGAGTTAAAAAACAGAATTTTATTAACTCTTGGATTATTATTAGTGTACCGTTTCGGTGCTCAAGTTACCCTTCCGGGTATTGATGCTACTAAATTGACAAATCTTACAAACCAAACTGATGAAGGTATTGGATGGTTAATTAATGTATTTACAGGAGGTGCGTTTTCGCAAGCTTCTGTATTTGCATTGGGTATCATGCCATACATATCAGCTTCTATCGTAGTTCAATTAATGGGAATTGCGGTACCATATTTACAAAAATTACAAAAAGATGGTGAAAGTGGTAGAAAGAAAATTAACCAAATTACAAGATGGTTAACAATCTTAATTACTTTAGTTCAAGGTCCTGGTTATATTTATAACCTTTACAGAACTTTACCAGGAGAAGCATTTATGCTAACTGGACCTACATTCATTTTCTCTTCAGTTCTAATCTTAGTTACTGGAACTATTTTTGCAATGTGGTTAGGAGAAAAAATTACTGATAAAGGTATTGGTAATGGTATTTCTTTATTGATAATGGTAGGTATTATTGCAAGAATGCCACAAGCATTTATTCAAGAGTTTTCATCTAGAACTTCTCAAGCAAACGGGGGTGTAATGATGATTGTTATCGAATTAATTCTTTGGTTTTTAGTGATAATTGCATGTATTTTATTAGTAATGGCTGTAAGAAAAATTCCAGTACAGTATGCAAGACGTACAGTTTCTGGGGATTTTGAAGAAGACATGATGGGTGGTAACAGACAGTTTATCCCATTAAAGTTAAATGCATCAGGTGTTATGCCGATCATTTTTGCACAAGCTATTATGTTTATTCCTGCTGCTGTTTCTGGTTTGGCTAAAGAATCAGACACTGCACTTTCTATTGCAGGAATGTTCAACGATCCATTCGGTTTAGTATATAATATAGTTTTTGCTTTGTTAATTGTAATTTTTACGTACTTTTACACAGCAATTACCGTACCAACTAACAAGATGGCAGATGATTTAAAAAGAAGCGGAGGTTTTATACCAGGTGTTAAGCCAGGTGTAGAAACCGGAGATTACCTAGATAAAATTATGTCACTAATTACTTTTCCAGGATCGTTATTTCTTGCTTTAGTAGCTGTGTTCCCAGCTGTTGCAGTAAGTTTACTTGGAGTTCAAGGTGCTTGGGGTTATTTTTATGGTGGTACTTCTTTATTAATCATGGTTGGAGTTGCAATAGACACCATTCAGCAAATAAATTCTTATTTATTGAATAAACACTATGACGGTTTGATGAAAAGTGGTAAAAATAGAAAAGCAGTAGCTTAA
- the infA gene encoding translation initiation factor IF-1: MAKQSAIEQDGTIIEALSNAMFRVELENGHIVIAHISGKMRMHYIKLLPGDKVKLEMSPYDLSKARITYRY; encoded by the coding sequence ATGGCAAAACAATCAGCAATAGAACAAGACGGTACAATTATTGAAGCATTGTCAAATGCTATGTTCCGTGTGGAGTTAGAAAACGGACATATTGTAATTGCTCATATCTCTGGTAAAATGCGTATGCATTACATTAAGTTGTTGCCAGGTGACAAGGTTAAACTTGAAATGAGCCCTTATGATTTGTCTAAAGCAAGAATTACTTATAGATACTAA
- the ykgO gene encoding type B 50S ribosomal protein L36 codes for MKVRASVKKRSAECIIVRRKGRLYVINKKNPRFKQRQG; via the coding sequence ATGAAAGTAAGAGCATCAGTTAAAAAAAGAAGTGCCGAGTGCATTATTGTACGTAGAAAAGGAAGATTATACGTTATTAACAAAAAGAATCCTAGATTTAAACAAAGACAAGGATAA
- the rpsM gene encoding 30S ribosomal protein S13 encodes MARIAGVDIPKQKRGIIALTYIFGIGRSRAKDILAKAQVSEDKKVQDWNDDEIGAIRDAVSYFKIEGELRSEVQLNIKRLMDIGCQRGIRHRAGLPLRGQRTKNNSRTRKGKRKTVANKKKATK; translated from the coding sequence ATGGCAAGAATTGCAGGGGTAGATATACCTAAACAAAAAAGAGGAATCATTGCTTTAACATACATATTTGGTATTGGTAGAAGCAGAGCTAAAGATATATTAGCTAAAGCTCAAGTGAGCGAAGACAAGAAAGTTCAAGATTGGAATGATGACGAGATCGGAGCAATTCGTGATGCGGTATCTTATTTCAAAATTGAAGGTGAATTGCGTTCAGAAGTTCAATTAAACATCAAACGTTTAATGGATATTGGATGTCAAAGAGGTATTCGTCATAGAGCTGGACTTCCATTGAGAGGTCAAAGAACTAAAAACAACTCTAGAACTAGAAAAGGTAAGAGAAAAACTGTTGCTAACAAGAAAAAAGCAACTAAATAA
- the rpsK gene encoding 30S ribosomal protein S11 gives MAKATAKKRKVIVESSGEAHINATFNNIIISLTNKKGEVISWSSAGKMGFRGSKKNTPYAAQMAAEDCSKVALEAGLKKVKVYVKGPGNGRESAIRSIHNSGVEVTEIIDVTPMPHNGCRPPKRRRV, from the coding sequence ATGGCTAAAGCAACAGCAAAAAAACGTAAAGTTATCGTTGAATCTTCAGGAGAAGCACATATTAATGCTACTTTTAACAACATCATTATTTCTTTGACTAATAAGAAAGGTGAAGTTATTTCTTGGTCTTCAGCTGGTAAAATGGGCTTTAGAGGTTCTAAAAAGAATACTCCTTATGCAGCTCAAATGGCAGCAGAAGATTGTAGTAAAGTAGCTCTTGAAGCTGGACTTAAAAAAGTGAAAGTTTATGTGAAAGGTCCAGGAAATGGTAGAGAATCTGCTATTAGATCTATTCATAATTCTGGAGTTGAAGTTACTGAAATCATTGATGTAACTCCAATGCCTCACAACGGATGTCGTCCTCCGAAAAGAAGAAGAGTATAA
- the rpsD gene encoding 30S ribosomal protein S4 — protein sequence MARYTGPKTKIARKFGEAIFGEDKAFEKRNYPPGQHGLAKKRGKKSEYAVQLMEKQKAKYTYGILEKQFRNLFKKASAASGVTGEILLQLCEARLDNVVYRMGVAPSRRAARQIVSHRHITVNGELVNVPSYHLKAGDKVAVREKSKSLEAIERSLASSSQVYEWITWNNDTKEGTFVSVPQRLQIPENIKEQLIVELYNK from the coding sequence ATGGCAAGATATACTGGTCCAAAAACTAAAATTGCTCGTAAATTTGGCGAAGCAATATTCGGAGAAGACAAAGCCTTCGAAAAAAGAAATTACCCTCCAGGGCAACATGGTTTAGCTAAAAAGAGAGGTAAAAAATCTGAATATGCAGTTCAGTTAATGGAAAAGCAAAAAGCTAAGTACACTTACGGAATTCTTGAAAAACAATTCAGAAACTTATTCAAAAAAGCATCTGCTGCTTCTGGAGTAACAGGTGAAATCTTATTACAATTATGTGAAGCTCGTTTAGATAACGTAGTTTACAGAATGGGTGTTGCGCCTTCTCGTAGAGCGGCTCGTCAAATTGTATCTCACAGACATATCACTGTTAACGGTGAACTTGTTAATGTACCTTCTTACCACTTAAAAGCTGGTGATAAAGTTGCTGTACGTGAAAAATCAAAATCTCTTGAAGCTATCGAGCGTTCTTTAGCAAGTTCTTCTCAGGTTTATGAGTGGATTACATGGAATAATGATACTAAAGAAGGTACTTTTGTTTCTGTACCTCAAAGACTTCAGATTCCAGAAAATATTAAAGAACAACTAATCGTTGAGTTGTATAACAAATAA